Proteins encoded together in one Synechococcales cyanobacterium T60_A2020_003 window:
- a CDS encoding transposase, whose amino-acid sequence MKPQYRIRNWSEYNAGLKARGSLTFWIEESVLGQWVVEELSGKPGASVLYSDLAIQTMATVK is encoded by the coding sequence ATGAAACCTCAATACCGCATCCGCAACTGGTCAGAGTATAACGCTGGATTGAAGGCTAGGGGAAGCCTCACCTTCTGGATCGAAGAATCTGTGCTGGGGCAGTGGGTGGTCGAGGAGTTGAGCGGCAAACCCGGCGCGTCAGTTCTTTATAGTGACCTTGCGATTCAAACAATGGCGACCGTCAAAG
- a CDS encoding cyclic nucleotide-binding domain-containing protein produces the protein MLSGSSISDPSRLSLPLGQGVNEAVPQDPQAIDERLNWLSFHRIWGTLSDEALRAIAHVLHPLVVEPETDIYQHGQTAIGLYLLKWGTVEIYRSSPVGKTHIHYHSAGDLFDYIPLINDAEHGIYQASAIALTTSEIWFLRQSDFEHLLQTHPDIQGPINRLLAQDLGRFAQRIAWEGDRILGLQAALLHERGVAGRRGMVNFSYHT, from the coding sequence ATTTTGTCAGGTTCATCGATTTCAGATCCATCTCGCCTATCGTTGCCCCTCGGACAAGGCGTGAACGAGGCTGTCCCTCAGGATCCACAGGCCATTGACGAACGCTTGAACTGGCTTAGCTTTCATCGGATTTGGGGAACGCTAAGCGATGAGGCGCTGCGGGCGATCGCCCACGTACTGCACCCCCTAGTCGTTGAACCAGAAACCGACATCTATCAACACGGACAAACGGCGATCGGGCTCTATCTGTTGAAATGGGGAACGGTGGAAATCTACCGCTCATCTCCGGTGGGCAAAACCCACATTCACTACCACAGTGCTGGAGATCTCTTTGACTATATCCCCCTCATCAACGACGCCGAACACGGTATCTATCAAGCGAGTGCGATCGCCCTTACCACTAGCGAAATCTGGTTTTTACGGCAATCCGACTTTGAACATCTGCTCCAAACCCATCCCGATATTCAAGGCCCGATCAATCGTCTCCTCGCTCAAGACTTAGGACGGTTTGCCCAGCGGATCGCCTGGGAAGGAGACCGGATTCTAGGACTTCAAGCGGCGTTGTTGCATGAAAGAGGGGTTGCGGGCAGGAGAGGCATGGTAAATTTCAGTTATCACACATAA